The window AAGGCAACGTTTCCCTCACCTCCTGCCATCCAAGCTACATGGCTTTGGCTTATTGCCATGGCGGGACTTGCACCCGCAAGTGTGTGCGGCCCTTCGCTGGGCACGCCAATCTTTAAGTCTGACCCCAGTTGGCCCCCAGTTGGCCCCAGTTGGCCTACGCCCTCCACGGCTTTCGGAAAAAGGTTAAAGAGTAAATCGTTTATCGTGTGGATGATTATCATGAAAAGCTGTCCTTAGCTGAAGTATTCACGGGATTATATCTTAAATGGCTTTCCAAAGGAAGAGAATATCGATTTTGGAAGTCGCAGACACCGATACCACCTCTCGGTCGGCGGGATTGTTAGAAAATACGCAACTACTCAGGTTGTCAGGTTCACGGTTCAATGTTCATAGTTTAGGCTGAAGAAACAACCCAGGAGCTTTGATCCCTATCATCATATCTTTTTTTTAATTCGTTTAGCGGTGTCTACTTGTAAAATTGTTCTATTTTTTTCGGCTTTCCAACCTTGAACCGTGAACCTGGAACTTTGAACCTGAGTAGTTACAAAAATACTTGTATGCTTACCACCGTTGTGTATAATATCACTATGCTCCTCCGAGGCCGGCGAGGCGGAGTCATTGGCGCTCGCCCTTGAACACAAAAGCGCCATCGTGGCAACGGACGACAGGAATGCAATCCGGGCGTGCAAAATGCTTAAACTTGAATTTATTACGGCCGTCACTGTGCTGGTGCGCGCTGTTGAAAAAGGCATGATTGATAAAGATGAGGGGCTTGTCAAATTACAAAAGCTGCAAACAGTCGGCAGATACCGCAAGACGATCATCGAAGACGCAGTCCGACTGATAAAGGGAGGTTCATAGTATGGCGACAAAAACTTTGAGCATACGCATCAATGACGACGACTTTAAATTTCTTTCTTCCCGGGCAAAGGAAGAGCGGGGCGACATGTCCACCGCTGTGCGGGAATTGGTGGACCTCGGCAGGACCATGCTCACCGTGGAAAAGTACAGAAAGAAAGAGGTGTCCCTGGAACGGGCCGCGCGACTGGCCGGGGTGTCGCTCTCGAAGATGATGGACCTGCTCGCTGAATACGGCGTCGAGGCCAATCTGGAATACGAAGACTATCTCAAGGGACTCAAGACGATCCGTAAAGTGTGGTGATCGGAACGCATAGGGATCGCGTGATTGCTCAGAATGCGGGCATCGCCCTTACATATCAGAGAATACTATGCTCCTCCTTCTCACCCCTCGATATCTTGCCCTGAAGAACAGGCTTACCCGCCTCGCCCCCGGCGACGGGTTGAAAACAGCGGTCCTTGGTCTGCTCGGCCTGGGCTTCTGGGCTTTCATGTACGGCATATCCTTCAAGGTCCTCTCCTACTTCAGGACCATCGAAGGCCTGGGCGACCTTCTTGCGCTCCGGCTGATGTCGATGGTACTGCTGACGTTCTTTTCGATCCTCGTGTTCAGCAACATTGTCACGTCGCTTTCGACCTTCTACCTCTCGGGAGAACTCGATATTCTGCACTCCGTACCGATAAAGATCGAGTCCATCTTTCGCGCGAAATTCATCGAGACGATCGTCGATTCATCATGGATCACGCTCATCTACGGACTGCCGGTTTTCATCGCCTACGGCATGGTTTTCAAGGCGTCGATCCTCTACTACGTCGGCCTGCTGTTCACCATCATCCCCTTTCTAATCATCCCCGCCGGCATCGGCATCATGGCGACCATGCTGCTCGTGAATGCCTTCCCTGCCCGCAGGGCCAAGGACGTCCTGGTGCTCTTGAGCCTGCTGTTCTTCATGGTCCTGTATATCATGATGCGCATGCTCAAACCCGAGAAACTCGTTGACCCTGATACCTTTCCCTCGCTCGTCCAGTACCTGACCGCCATGCGCGCTCCGGTCTCGCCCCTGCTGCCGAGCTTCTGGGCAACAGAAACGCTCTCCCCCCTGCTCCGCCGGATCAAA of the Nitrospirota bacterium genome contains:
- a CDS encoding UPF0175 family protein; translation: MATKTLSIRINDDDFKFLSSRAKEERGDMSTAVRELVDLGRTMLTVEKYRKKEVSLERAARLAGVSLSKMMDLLAEYGVEANLEYEDYLKGLKTIRKVW